In Fusarium fujikuroi IMI 58289 draft genome, chromosome FFUJ_chr08, one genomic interval encodes:
- a CDS encoding related to ankyrin 3 has product MASSKSQATGIGNIHTATVACISSLEACLSVKPLMKGGWAENRLADMNLWASGVGALARPKASLDRRLEFQPKARLVLSELLLTLKTLIEVCRIHAMDLNSAKIDTSRDEDTSTTPVDMSLVVDSESASNAESWFMELGHDIGMVSDSSSDSFTEDQSAYCDHETNLKRFMDDIDDLIDQLIMLGFAIRKSGTAARLQKADKTFNPKQDANLRTYLESIVLRNTGKRRQDNDFDQGLTSCDRMHHANALREVTAPQNHLIIANLRRRHRFNYARRHQLDLGQQVAQPIITKSVLSAPGPTQYQSTMTRDPLSQDLDKPTMAPMGSATPTGSSEVHEARTTSETTASAVEGSILNLARPSEPATSVMSTSIRKFEYPSPPPVSNFMRGFKCPCCYQTLPEMFHESSRWRKHLTEDLCPYTCPFSDCERPEVLYISRTAWRNHVLESHGEGEYWECQACSGTVFSTAKELAEHNHLIHGSTISEDEIADLQAFCRNITPPSISHCPLCLWPEGEEVLPDAMTSLEHIGSCIHEFSINSLPWAKSLSLQGTDSTTISVPNVEEWLTGTVEKLNIEEIRDLDVRGFQLLPRPPRSPIQDPMHIPHEYFAEISKYSSHAERGSHIPSGKWSEASYPQKPLLNHVRHAILIGVDISTNGTVDELAASGTDSATTTQSHPPRPSDRRGFEIAIICALTLEADVIEALFDHHWEDDGPPFDKEPGDPNAYSTGVIGRFNVVLAYMPGMGKVNAATVAANCGKSFPSIKLALVVGICGVVPFTSTKDEIVLGDVIISNGVIQYDLGRQFPEPLVRKLILPDIPGRPNLEIQGILTKLRGIRHRRQLSAKIESFLDVLRQDPELHAEYPGVAEDKLFQATYRHADDQKSCQQAKCKGDLVSRSRLLRTDVPPKPAVHFGLMASINTVIKSGKDRDLIASKENVIAFEMEGAGIWDTFPYIIIKGGCDYADSHKTKAWQRYAAATAAACAKAFLSFWNPSHQASHGQTVIPLSKQQNISARLRTHYLPFSRNKNFTGREGVISDLQRLLFADPYGQRVALFGLGGLGKTQIAIELAHRVKREEQNGRHYSVIWMPALSIASFEHACTKMIREFGIELNGQEDPKDTFKKILSSKEAGRWFLIVDNADNMECLYGTADTAGGIEQFIPGCEHGSVLFITRSHEVAISVAQKNVIKMQGMDDRDAKALLQSSLMEKDQMQDSPVIDEILHKLAYMPLAITQASAYMKVNEVSVSEYLNLLQNTDEEMVELLSYSVHNSTHCDPSQGAVMTTWIVSFQQIRHLHDDAAILLSAAAHLEPKAIPCALLPPLSSQQKMTRAIGILCRYSFLSAQKVGETLDMHSLVHLALQKWNEQEGLETATRKMAFAHVAEVFPFAYREYRELWRQYMPHALRLLTKTDGADVGDRCRLGKKVGQCLMVDGQARQAVHIFESVVEVQMTFLPENHLDRLASQRELAKAYGSNGQTKQAIKLLQHVVAVQGEILAEDHPDLLASLRELAKAYKDDGIIEEAIALLEHVVVAQAKVLPEGHLDRLESQYELATVYEANGSIKEATTLFEQVAAVQAVVVSEENPDRQLSASIRRLQSRYDKLREAKASGEPYGGETVDQL; this is encoded by the exons ATGGCTTCATCCAAATCTCAAGCGACTGGTATTGGGAATATCCATACTGCGACGGTGGCATGTATCTCTAGTCTCGAGGCTTGTCTATCCGTCAAACCACTGATGAAAGGGGGCTGGGCAGAGAATCGCCTGGCGGACATGAATCTCTGGGCCTCTGGTGTTGGTGCATTGGCCAGGCCGAAGGCATCCCTTGACCGTCGATTGGAGTTTCAGCCAAAAGCACGGCTTGTTCTATCCGAACTACTACTGACCCTTAAAACGTTAATTGAGGTCTGCCGCATACATGCCATGGATTTGAACAGCGCCAAAATCGATACATCAAGAGACGAGGACACCTCTACGACACCCGTGGACATGTCCCTTGTCGTTGACTCAGAATCTGCTTCAAATGCAGAGTCTTGGTTCATGGAGTTGGGCCACGACATTGGGATGGTTTCAGACTCCTCCAGCGACTCGTTTACAGAGGACCAGTCGGCTTACTGTGATCATGAAACAAATCTCAAAAGGTTTATGGACGATATTGATGATTTAATAGACCAGCTTATCATGCTGGGATTTGCCATTCGAAAATCGGGAACTGCCGCAAGATTACAGAAAGCCGACAAGACTTTCAATCCGAAGCAAGACGCGAATTTACGAACATATCTCGAGTCTATTGTGCTCCGAAACACTGGGAAAAGGCGACAAGATAATGATTTCGATCAAGGCCTGACCTCTTGTGATAGAATGCATCACGCAAATGCGCTTAGAGAGGTCACTGCGCCGCAGAACCATCTCATCATTGCGAACCTGCGACGTCGACACAGATTTAACTACGCTAGAAGACACCAGTTAGACCTAGGTCAACAGGTAGCGCAACCCATCATCACAAAATCTGTGTTATCAGCCCCGGGACCAACGCAATACCAAAGCACAATGACTCGTGATCCTTTGAGCCAGGACCTGGATAAGCCAACGATGGCACCTATGGGCTCAGCCACGCCTACGGGCTCTTCAGAAGTGCACGAAGCCCGAACTACGAGCGAGACTACAGCTTCCGCGGTGGAGGGCAGTATTCTGAACTTAGCAAGACCTTCTGAACCTGCTACCAGTGTTATGTCAACGAGCATTCGAAAATTTGAATACCCCTCTCCACCCCCAGTTTCAAACTTTATGAGAGGGTTCAAGTGTCCCTGTTGCTATCAGACACTTCCAGAGATGTTTCATGAGTCGTCGAGGTGGAG AAAACATCTTACGGAGGATTTGTGTCCATACACATGTCCATTTTCTGACTGTGAAAGGCCAGAGGTCTTATATATCTCACGCACAGCCTGGCGTAATCATGTCCTCGAATCGCACGGGGAGGGTGAGTACTGGGAATGCCAAGCCTGCTCCGGAACAGTTTTCTCCACGGCGAAAGAGCTAGCCGAACATAACCACTTGATCCATGGAAGCACAATATCCGAAGATGAGATCGCGGACCTCCAGGCTTTCTGCCGTAACATTACACCACCAAGCATATCGCATTGCCCGCTCTGTCTCTGGCCAGAAGGAGAGGAAGTTTTGCCAGACGCCATGACGAGTCTTGAGCATATAGGCAGCTGTATCCACGAATTCTCCATCAATTCCTTACCGTGGGCTAAATCCTTATCTCTCCAGGGAACTGATTCTACCACCATATCGGTTCCAAATGTTGAAGAGTGGCTTACTGGGACCGTtgaaaagttaaatatagaGGAGATCCGAGATCTGGACGTTAGAGGAtttcaacttcttcctcgaCCACCTCGATCCCCGATTCAAGATCCTATGCATATACCCCATGAATACTTTGCTGAAATATCAAAGTACTCATCTCATGCGGAACGAGGATCTCACATTCCCAGTGGTAAGTGGTCTGAGGCTTCGTACCCTCAGAAACCCCTTTTAAATCACGTCCGCCACGCCATACTTATCGGAGTAGATATCAGCACCAATGGAACGGTGGATGAGCTTGCGGCAAGCGGCACCGACTCTGCTACTACTACACAGTCTCATCCGCCTCGTCCTAGTGACCGCCGCGGCTTCGAGATAGCTATCATTTGTGCATTGACCCTGGAAGCAGATGTCATTGAAGCTTTATTCGATCACCACTGGGAAGACGACGGCCCACCTTTCGATAAAGAGCCCGGCGACCCAAATGCATACTCAACGGGCGTGATCGGTCGTTTTAATGTTGTCCTCGCATACATGCCAGGAATGGGCAAGGTCAATGCCGCTACCGTCGCTGCCAACTGTGGGAAGAGCTTTCCAAGCATCAAGCTTGCTCTCGTTGTCGGCATCTGTGGTGTCGTTCCTTTTACCAGCACTAAGGACGAGATCGTCCTAGGTGacgtcatcatcagcaatgGGGTCATCCAGTATGACCTTGGCCGACAGTTTCCCGAGCCCCTGGTGCGTAAGCTTATTTTGCCAGACATCCCCGGCAGACCCAACCTGGAGATTCAGGGAATCTTGACAAAGCTGCGAGGTATCCGACACCGCCGTCAATTAAGCGCTAAGATCGAAAGCTTTCTGGATGTTCTCCGTCAGGATCCAGAACTTCATGCTGAATATCCTGGAGTTGCGGAAGATAAACTCTTTCAGGCTACATATCGTCATGCAGATGATCAGAAGTCATGTCAGCAGGCTAAATGTAAAGGTGACCTGGTTTCGCGAAGCCGACTATTAAGAACAGATGTGCCTCCGAAGCCTGCTGTACACTTTGGTTTGATGGCATCTATAAATACAGTTATAAAGTCTGGTAAGGATCGTGACCTCATCGCCTCGAAGGAAAATGTCATTGCCTTTGAGATGGAAGGGGCTGGTATCTGGGATACGTTCCCATATATCATTATAAAAGGCGGCTGTGACTATGCTGATAGCCATAAGACCAAGGCCTGGCAACGATATGCAGCAGCCACGGCTGCAGCTTGTGCGAAGGCTTTCCTTAGCTTTTGGAACCCGTCGCATCAAGCCTCTCATG GTCAAACAGTAATCCCACTGTCAAAACAACAAAATATATCAGCTA GATTGAGGACTCATTACCTTCCGTTTTCGAGGAACAAGAACTTTACAGGTCGTGAAGGGGTGATCTCTGACCTTCAGCGGCTTCTATTTGCTGATCCCTATGGCCAACGAGTCGCTCTTTTCGGTTTGGGCGGATTAGGCAAGACACAGATCGCCATTGAACTTGCACATCGTGTGAAAAGGGAAGAACAAAACGGTCGCCACTATTCTGTTATATGGATGCCTGCACTGAGTATTGCTAGTTTTGAACACGCCTGCACCAAAATGATTAGGGAATTTGGGATCGAGTTAAATGGCCAGGAAGATCCTAAAGACACATTCAAGAAGATCCTGAGCTCAAAAGAGGCTGGAAGGTGGTTTCTGATCGTCGACAATGCCGACAACATGGAGTGCCTCTATGGAACTGCTGACACCGCCGGGGGTATCGAACAATTCATACCAGGTTGCGAGCACGGCTCTGTTCTGTTTATAACTCGATCTCATGAAGTTGCTATTAGCGTGGCGCAGAAAAACGTTATAAAGATGCAAGGAATGGATGACCGAGATGCCAAAGCGCTCTTGCAAAGTTCTTTGATGGAAAAGGATCAGATGCAGGACTCGCCAGTCATTGACGAGATATTACATAAACTTGCCTATATGCCGCTCGCAATCACTCAAGCCTCGGCGTACATGAAAGTCAATGAGGTTTCGGTCAGCGAatatctcaacctcctccaaAATACTGACGAGGAAATGGTAGAACTGCTGAGTTATAGCGTGCATAATAGCACCCACTGCGACCCTTCCCAAGGCGCCGTTATGACCACTTGGATTGTGTCCTTTCAGCAAATCCGACATCTACATGACGACGCTGCAATACTTCTCTCTGCCGCGGCCCACCTTGAACCGAAGGCCATACCATGTGCCTTATTACCGCCTCTAAGCTCTCAACAAAAGATGACTCGTGCTATTGGTATACTATGCCGATACAGCTTCTTAAGTGCGCAAAAAGTTGGTGAGACGTTGGACATGCATAGTTTAGTGCATCTTGCACTACAGAAATGGAATGAACAAGAGGGACTTGAGACAGCAACACGAAAGATGGCATTTGCACATGTTGCTGAGGTCTTTCCATTTGCTTACCGGGAGTATCGTGAGTTATGGCGACAATATATGCCACATGCACTAAGACTCCTAACAAAGACGGATGGTGCCGATGTTGGAGACAGATGCCGACTCGGAAAAAAGGTTGGTCAATGTTTGATGGTTGACGGACAAGCAAGACAGGCAGTGCATATCTTTGAGTCTGTGGTCGAGGTCCAGATGACATTCTTGCCAGAGAATCACCTAGATCGGCTGGCATCACAGCGAGAGCTTGCAAAGGCATATGGATCTAATGGTCAGACCAAACAGGCAATTAAGCTGCTTCAACATGTGGTTGCCGTCCAAGGGGAGATATTAGCAGAAGATCACCCAGATCTGCTGGCATCACTGCGAGAGCTTGCAAAGGCATACAAAGATGATGGAATAATAGAAGAGGCAATTGCACTGCTTGAGCATGTGGTGGTAGCTCAGGCAAAGGTATTGCCAGAGGGTCACCTAGATAGGCTGGAATCACAGTATGAGCTTGCAACGGTATATGAAGCTAACGGAAGCATCAAAGAGGCAACTACACTGTTCGAACAAGTCGCTGCAGTCCAGGCGGTTGTGGTATCAGAGGAGAACCCCGACCGGCAGCTATCAGCATCAATAAGGCGGCTGCAGTCCCGCTATGATAAGTTGAGGGAGGCCAAGGCTTCGGGAGAGCCATACGGCGGGGAAACTGTCGATCAATTGTAG
- a CDS encoding probable endoglucanase IV precursor: MVSTAVRFATLSALFASKVSAHGHVSEVFINDKSYYGHDPTKVPYVTQPESITWSNGAKDNGFVTSTASALASPDIICHLNATNGQLTADVTAGTTIKVRWSDWPEAHWGPVLDYMARCPNDDCTTVDKTKLKFFKIDELGQLTRGTVPGQPGYWANNKLRDDDLSWNITIPAKLAPGSYVLRHEIIALHAGGAEGSTQMYPQCINLVVKGDGTAQPEGVSATDLYSSKDPGLLHNVFVDEWSDAKYIIPGPPVVKF; this comes from the coding sequence ATGGTGTCCACGGCAGTTCGTTTCGCAACCCTCAGCGCTCTCTTCGCATCCAAGGTTTCGGCTCACGGCCATGTATCTGaggtcttcatcaacgacaaAAGCTACTACGGCCACGATCCCACCAAAGTTCCCTACGTAACCCAGCCAGAGAGTATCACCTGGTCAAATGGCGCTAAAGACAACGGCTTCGTCACGTCCACCGCGAGTGCACTGGCGTCTCCAGATATCATCTGCCACCTCAACGCTACCAATGGGCAGCTGACAGCCGACGTCACTGCTGGCACGACCATCAAGGTTCGCTGGTCGGACTGGCCTGAAGCCCACTGGGGACCAGTTCTGGATTACATGGCGCGCTGTCCAAATGACGACTGCACCACTGTGGACAAGACCAAGTTGAAGTTCTTCAAGATTGATGAGTTGGGGCAGTTAACGAGAGGAACTGTGCCTGGTCAGCCGGGTTACTGGGCGAATAATAAACTTCGCGACGACGACCTTTCATGGAACATAACGATCCCGGCTAAGCTGGCTCCGGGAAGTTATGTCCTCAGACATGAGATTATTGCCCTACATGCGGGAGGTGCAGAAGGGTCGACTCAGATGTATCCTCAGTGTATCAACCTGGTTGTCAAGGGAGATGGCACTGCACAGCCTGAAGGCGTGTCTGCGACGGATCTTTACTCTTCGAAGGACCCGGGGTTGCTTCATAATGTTTTTGTGGATGAGTGGAGTGATGCGAAGTACATCATCCCGGGACCTCCGGTGGTAAAGTTTTAG
- a CDS encoding related to pisatin demethylase (cytochrome P450) yields MGLIQLDCDAAALIGVAVIFGYVVSTIRRWARLRHFKGPEIAGFSQLWLISRVGGGRTHLDLWEACKKYGDIARVGPNDLITSDPDLMRHMLNVRTRYKRSSWYDAMRLDPTKDNVLSQRNDDLHASTRSKMAAAYSGKEVDNIETTVDENVERLLELLDTEYIAKGRPFDFGYKAQYFTLDVISALAFGEAFGDLETDSDVNGYITAMEESMPTIITTTVMPWMIKLLQLPIFRSMLPSDKDKAGVGRVMAIAKKVAAERFGPNPKVQRDMIGSIVSRGLLQHEVESEILMQILAGADTTATAIRATLLYIISNPRVVNAMRAEIDNAKLSLPVVTDSEARAMPYIQAVIKEGLRIHPPVVGLMSKEVPQGGDTFKGQYLPQGTKIGYCAWGIFRRTDIWGEDSDEFRPERWLDCSEDKLRLMEGTLELVFGYGRWQCLGKNIALMELNKVFVELIRRFDLAVVDPITPWRSINAGVFLQSEYWIKGYRRAGPS; encoded by the exons ATGGGACTTATTCAGCTCGATTGTGACGCTGCGGCTCTTATCGGAGTTGCTGTCATCTTCGGATATGTTGTCTCAACGATTCGTCGATGGGCCCGCTTGCGCCATTTCAAAGGCCCTGAGATTGCGGGCTTCAGTCAGTTATGGCTGATCTCACGAGTCGGTGGTGGTCGAACCCATCTTGATCTTTGGGAAGCTTGCAAGAAATATG GCGATATCGCTCGCGTGGGACCCAACGACCTCATCACGTCCGACCCAGATCTGATGAGACACATGCTCAATGTGCGCACTCGATACAAACGCTCGAGCTGGTACGACGCCATGCGCCTTGATCCAACAAAAGATAATGTCCTGTCCCAACGCAACGATGATCTGCACGCTAGCACTCGTTCAAAAATGGCTGCAGCATATTCCGGTAAAGAAGTTGACAACATCGAAACTACCGTTGATGAGAACGTCGAACGTTTACTCGAGTTGCTCGATACGGAGTACATCGCCAAAGGAAGGCCATTTGACTTTGGATATAAAGCTCAATATTTCACCCTCGATGTCATTTCTGCTTTAGCCTTTGGTGAGGCGTTTGGGGATTTGGAGACTGACTCGGATGTGAATGGGTACATCACTGCAATGGAAGAGAGTATGCCGACGATCATAACTACCACTGTGATGCCCTGGATGATCAAACTGCTGCAGCTCCCTATCTTCAGAAGTATGCTACCATCGGACAAGGACAAAGCTGGTGTTGGTAGAGTCATGGCGATCGCCAAGAAGGTCGCGGCCGAACGCTTTGGCCCAAACCCCAAGGTTCAGAGAGATATGATTGGCTCCATTGTTTCGAGGGGACTGCTTCAGCATGAGGTTGAATCAGAGATTCTGATGCAAAT TCTAGCAGGCGCTGACACCACTGCCACGGCCATCCGAGCAACTCTACTCTACATCATCTCTAATCCTCGCGTGGTTAACGCAATGAGAGCAGAGATTGACAACGCCAAATTAAGTCTCCCCGTTGTCACTGACAGCGAAGCACGCGCAATGCCATATATTCAAGCCGTTATCAAAGAGGGTCTTCGAATCCACCCGCCAGTCGTCGGTCTCATGAGCAAGGAAGTTCCTCAAGGTGGGGATACCTTCAAGGGGCAATATCTACCGCAAGGGACCAAGATCGGTTATTGTGCATGGGGCATATTCCGCCGAACTGATATTTGGGGTGAAGACTCTGATGAGTTTCGTCCTGAACGATGGCTGGATTGCTCTGAAGATAAACTTCGTCTTATGGAAGGGACTCTAGAACTTGTTTTTGGATATGGGCGGTGGCAATGCCTTGGGAAGAATATCGCGCTTATGGAGCTAAATAAGGTTTTTGTTGAG CTGATCCGGCGTTTTGatcttgctgttgttgatccGATCACACCATGGCGGTCCATCAATGCTGGTGTCTTCCTGCAATCAGAATACTGGATCAAGGGATATAGACGAGCAGGCCCTTCCTAA